The Streptococcus pantholopis genome has a segment encoding these proteins:
- a CDS encoding class I SAM-dependent methyltransferase has translation MKAEKYTRLIQRMEVQAKLTWNREIKLIRENITDPNAKLRILEIGSGPGVITKKLCELFPNAQLTCLELDSDFVEYSKTALPDDYKERVEILKGDITQIDLDEEVYDIVYARLVLQHVHGVDKALTNVYKALKKGGKMLITDIDEGLFGIIDPEVPELSYVYGQHIQEQVLEGGDRYIGRKLWRMLKNANFSAVELDLIPVNSDEVGINTFLPQVDYEEMGTMIENDLLNQDDIDKVKIAADKFLKSDYPFALLVLFFIVGTK, from the coding sequence ATGAAAGCAGAAAAATATACACGTTTAATCCAAAGAATGGAAGTTCAAGCAAAATTAACTTGGAATCGAGAAATTAAGTTAATTCGAGAAAATATTACAGATCCGAACGCTAAACTTAGAATTTTAGAAATTGGAAGTGGTCCAGGGGTTATTACGAAGAAACTTTGTGAATTATTCCCTAATGCTCAACTTACCTGTCTTGAATTAGATAGTGATTTTGTTGAGTATAGTAAAACAGCACTTCCAGATGACTATAAAGAGCGTGTAGAAATTTTAAAAGGTGATATCACTCAGATTGATCTTGATGAGGAAGTCTATGATATTGTTTATGCAAGACTTGTTTTACAACATGTTCATGGCGTTGATAAGGCATTAACAAATGTTTATAAGGCCTTGAAGAAAGGCGGTAAAATGTTAATTACTGATATTGATGAAGGTTTATTTGGGATTATTGACCCAGAGGTTCCTGAATTGTCATACGTATATGGACAACACATCCAAGAACAAGTATTAGAAGGAGGAGATCGCTACATTGGTAGAAAATTATGGAGAATGTTGAAAAATGCAAACTTTAGCGCAGTTGAGCTTGATTTGATCCCAGTTAATAGTGATGAAGTTGGTATTAATACTTTTCTTCCACAAGTTGATTATGAAGAAATGGGAACAATGATTGAGAATGATTTGTTAAATCAAGATGATATTGACAAAGTGAAAATTGCTGCTGATAAATTCTTGAAATCGGATTATCCTTTTGCATTACTCGTTCTTTTCTTCATTGTTGGTACAAAGTGA
- a CDS encoding 4'-phosphopantetheinyl transferase family protein, translating into MIYQYSIKINKFLSSNQIEKLMTIVSEKRCLKANRFIHQKDRERCLLAEALVRYALIKDYGMKEEKILFNHSKHGKPFLMESNLHFNISHSGKWIVCAIGDSQLGVDVELIRLLEYEDIYKSFSSTERMHLDTLPPQDKQTSFFKLWTLKESFVKFIGTGLKCPFDSFSIDINSLELLKEKQQDTNLSFFSKKLDAEHWYALCCESDIVSKKIKQIDLDEILSFWQ; encoded by the coding sequence ATGATCTACCAATATTCCATTAAAATAAATAAATTTTTATCTTCTAATCAAATAGAGAAATTGATGACTATAGTTTCTGAAAAGCGTTGTTTAAAAGCAAATCGTTTTATTCATCAAAAAGATAGAGAACGATGTCTACTTGCTGAAGCATTAGTACGCTATGCTTTGATAAAAGATTATGGAATGAAAGAAGAGAAGATTTTATTTAATCATTCTAAACATGGCAAACCATTTCTTATGGAAAGCAATTTACATTTTAATATTTCTCATTCTGGTAAGTGGATTGTCTGTGCTATTGGGGACTCGCAACTTGGAGTTGATGTCGAACTAATACGGTTGTTAGAATATGAGGATATATATAAATCGTTTTCTTCAACTGAAAGAATGCACCTTGATACTTTACCTCCTCAAGATAAGCAAACTTCTTTCTTTAAATTATGGACCCTTAAAGAAAGCTTTGTTAAGTTTATTGGGACGGGATTGAAATGTCCATTTGATAGTTTTTCTATTGACATTAATTCACTAGAATTATTAAAAGAGAAACAGCAAGACACAAATCTTTCATTTTTTAGCAAAAAACTTGATGCGGAACATTGGTATGCATTGTGTTGTGAGTCCGATATAGTCAGCAAAAAGATAAAACAAATTGATTTAGATGAAATACTGAGTTTTTGGCAATAA
- a CDS encoding AMP-binding protein codes for MAKFIDILKKNISENRGRKLYTYYEGYDVIDSVTYSEFDSRVKDFGGYLQSLDSKGERALILLPSGVDYLTAYFACLFTQTICIPMYVVDDQSKAEMVKQIIENSDAQYIITSTKYCTNLEYWFGDLVEDLMICYIDDFVKSSFVEAEICDEQIAYLQYTSGSTSQAKGVKVTYNNIYANCLIMKNHFTFSDKDIFTTWLPFYFDMGLIGSAINTIFNASSNYFTSAEGFMKSPISWLNAISIYHGTILIAPNFAYEMCSNIPAEEMKDIDLSSVRLTINGSELVRYSTLHALAEKMKKYKLNPQSFNPAYGLAENTLIVSAHYPEKGYQHVTIDGEKLRNNIIEFSDEGLDIVSCGAICEGVEVKIVGLEDNHLLTEDEIGEIWISGQSVTQGYWNLDEETSFNNFLPNEDQPYFATGDLGFLHNGFLYVVGRKKDMVIIRGKNFYSQDIEEIILKNTDNKLKNAIAFAIDINNTEELTIMAELSDNVTDVHEELASMIKNIVAMNCKIIPYDIVLYREEALPRTGSGKIQRQSCKKLYLEYNTTNVKGN; via the coding sequence ATGGCAAAATTTATTGATATTTTAAAAAAAAATATATCCGAAAATAGAGGCAGAAAACTTTATACCTATTATGAAGGATATGATGTTATAGATTCTGTAACATATAGTGAATTTGATTCTAGAGTAAAAGACTTTGGAGGTTATCTCCAAAGTCTTGATAGCAAAGGTGAACGTGCACTTATTTTATTACCTTCGGGAGTGGATTACCTGACTGCATATTTTGCATGTTTATTTACGCAAACAATTTGTATTCCAATGTATGTAGTTGATGATCAAAGTAAAGCTGAAATGGTAAAACAAATTATTGAGAATAGCGATGCTCAATATATTATTACCTCTACAAAATATTGCACTAATCTCGAGTATTGGTTCGGCGATTTAGTTGAAGATTTAATGATTTGTTATATAGATGATTTTGTTAAATCAAGTTTTGTTGAAGCAGAAATTTGCGATGAACAAATAGCTTACTTACAGTATACTTCTGGTTCTACAAGTCAAGCTAAAGGTGTTAAGGTTACATATAACAATATTTATGCAAATTGCTTAATAATGAAAAATCACTTTACTTTTAGTGATAAAGATATCTTTACTACATGGTTACCGTTTTATTTTGATATGGGACTTATTGGCTCAGCAATCAATACTATTTTTAATGCCTCTTCAAACTATTTTACTTCTGCGGAAGGTTTTATGAAATCACCTATTTCATGGCTAAATGCAATCAGTATTTATCACGGTACAATACTGATTGCTCCCAATTTTGCCTATGAGATGTGTTCTAATATTCCCGCTGAAGAAATGAAAGACATCGATTTATCATCAGTTAGACTGACAATTAATGGCTCTGAACTTGTTAGGTATAGCACATTACATGCATTGGCAGAAAAAATGAAAAAATATAAACTAAATCCTCAATCATTTAATCCTGCATATGGACTGGCAGAAAATACTTTAATTGTTTCGGCGCACTATCCTGAAAAAGGTTATCAGCATGTAACTATAGATGGTGAAAAATTGAGAAATAACATTATCGAGTTCAGTGATGAGGGATTAGATATTGTCTCTTGTGGTGCTATCTGTGAAGGTGTTGAAGTCAAAATTGTTGGATTAGAGGATAATCATTTACTTACTGAAGATGAGATTGGAGAAATTTGGATTTCTGGTCAAAGTGTTACACAAGGATATTGGAATCTTGATGAAGAAACTAGTTTTAATAATTTCCTCCCAAATGAAGACCAACCATATTTTGCCACAGGTGATTTAGGCTTTCTGCATAATGGTTTCCTTTATGTCGTAGGACGAAAAAAGGATATGGTTATTATAAGAGGGAAAAACTTTTATTCGCAAGATATTGAAGAGATTATCTTGAAAAATACAGATAATAAGTTAAAAAACGCTATTGCTTTTGCTATAGATATTAATAACACAGAAGAGCTTACTATTATGGCAGAATTAAGTGATAATGTTACAGATGTTCATGAAGAATTAGCATCTATGATTAAAAATATAGTAGCAATGAATTGTAAGATTATTCCATATGATATCGTACTTTATCGGGAAGAAGCTTTACCACGTACAGGTAGTGGCAAAATTCAAAGACAAAGTTGTAAAAAATTATATTTAGAATATAACACAACAAATGTGAAAGGTAATTAG
- a CDS encoding MFS transporter: protein MTNKNTRLYTIQLLSSLSIWITLVCCFWKIGFSQNLLPIKLGLMSFSFSGAMALFNALMMMLVKAIYSKIVMLITLIIDIVLYVLLYTANLNHNIIYIYIFLIAACFSSISISKDKIFEVTSLKGADVSEKIFKFMRFIGPIVGGIIVEFLNFKNIMLLNVALLFLSILTVLAIESPVTNIELEKTESKYITSNIYEKNAGVFHVFLLMAFIISITIQMIDAQLVTVFHLIANVSAVSFGLCIGISGIGVFLISSYFEKYFVRESFLYIGFLVMGILMIFAGSYFASHQTIPLLLIFSMFLIGGLSWQMIMTTQENIIKSISNRKKMLTLFSIIGIILVISYSLGALSSGFIVTKIGIATLYSWVGYALTITGVLGKIIVTTIFNSRNQLTEDVKKYQ, encoded by the coding sequence ATGACAAATAAAAATACTCGCCTTTATACAATTCAATTACTAAGTTCGCTTTCTATTTGGATAACATTGGTTTGCTGTTTTTGGAAGATTGGCTTTTCTCAAAATTTATTACCGATTAAATTGGGGTTAATGTCATTTAGCTTTTCAGGAGCAATGGCCTTGTTTAATGCTCTTATGATGATGTTAGTAAAAGCGATATATTCTAAAATTGTCATGCTGATTACTTTGATTATCGATATTGTTCTTTATGTACTATTGTATACGGCAAATTTGAATCACAATATTATTTATATCTATATTTTTTTAATTGCTGCATGTTTCTCTAGTATTAGTATCTCTAAAGATAAAATTTTCGAAGTTACCTCATTAAAAGGTGCAGATGTAAGCGAAAAGATTTTTAAATTCATGCGTTTTATTGGACCTATTGTTGGTGGGATTATAGTAGAATTCCTCAACTTCAAAAATATTATGCTATTGAACGTAGCTTTGCTTTTTCTAAGTATCCTTACCGTTTTAGCAATTGAAAGTCCAGTAACGAATATTGAACTTGAAAAAACAGAGTCAAAATATATTACAAGTAACATATATGAGAAAAATGCTGGAGTCTTTCATGTTTTTTTGCTAATGGCTTTTATTATCTCTATTACTATTCAAATGATTGATGCACAACTAGTAACAGTTTTTCATCTTATAGCAAATGTTTCTGCTGTTTCCTTTGGCTTATGTATTGGGATTTCAGGCATTGGAGTATTTTTAATCTCATCTTATTTTGAAAAATATTTTGTAAGAGAATCATTTTTATATATTGGTTTTCTTGTTATGGGAATTTTAATGATTTTTGCGGGCTCATATTTTGCAAGTCATCAAACAATACCTCTTTTGCTTATATTTTCTATGTTTTTAATTGGTGGGCTTAGTTGGCAGATGATTATGACAACTCAGGAAAATATTATTAAGAGTATATCCAATCGTAAAAAAATGCTGACACTTTTTTCAATTATAGGCATCATACTAGTCATCTCATATTCTTTAGGAGCACTTAGCAGTGGATTCATAGTAACTAAAATTGGAATTGCGACTTTGTATTCATGGGTTGGTTATGCTTTGACTATAACTGGAGTTTTGGGAAAAATTATCGTAACTACTATCTTTAATTCTAGAAACCAATTAACCGAGGATGTAAAAAAATATCAGTGA
- a CDS encoding ABC transporter permease, which yields MRKIFKCFQINITRNFSDNMGVIFSVIIMPLVVVAAFYATNLPNNTTEKIAVIGGSEAFTQYLDKNQISYDKLKVIPEKQDIYMRNYSGVIKKQNGKVTVISYKGSQYRRELQLITKQKYRSNEEKNNSEKFPNAFYLSMSILLVQAVLNMRLFVNDRINETSKRLRVIGIKNSQYLSSHLLFNWAALFIPFGLVNVICNRLFFGSSMTEDLKVILISFIVTGLFSALAVLICTLVKDNGSAIMVGNIVACFTVLLSGMFGNFHNKILEAISQCMPQKISFNWVNEIFHHGDIVGGNFLLILIMFTVSMLMAVGLYNRSNQYSS from the coding sequence ATGAGAAAAATATTTAAATGTTTTCAAATCAATATTACTCGCAATTTTAGCGATAATATGGGAGTAATATTTTCGGTAATTATTATGCCATTAGTCGTTGTTGCAGCTTTTTATGCGACAAACTTACCTAATAATACAACTGAAAAGATTGCTGTGATTGGGGGAAGCGAAGCATTTACTCAATATCTTGATAAAAATCAGATTTCTTACGATAAGTTAAAAGTTATCCCAGAAAAACAAGATATTTACATGAGAAATTACAGTGGTGTCATTAAAAAACAAAACGGGAAAGTAACAGTTATATCATATAAAGGATCACAATATAGGCGGGAACTTCAACTTATCACAAAACAAAAGTATCGTTCTAATGAAGAAAAAAATAATTCAGAGAAATTTCCAAATGCTTTTTATTTATCAATGAGTATTCTTCTGGTTCAAGCGGTTCTTAATATGAGGTTGTTTGTCAATGATAGAATTAATGAAACTTCCAAAAGATTGCGGGTAATCGGTATAAAGAACAGTCAATACTTGAGTTCTCATCTGTTATTTAATTGGGCAGCTTTATTTATCCCTTTTGGTCTTGTTAATGTCATTTGTAATCGATTATTTTTTGGATCTTCCATGACAGAGGATTTGAAAGTTATTTTAATCAGTTTTATAGTTACAGGACTATTTTCAGCACTCGCAGTTTTGATTTGTACACTTGTCAAGGATAATGGTTCTGCTATTATGGTTGGTAATATTGTTGCATGCTTTACTGTATTATTGTCAGGGATGTTTGGTAATTTTCATAATAAAATTTTGGAAGCTATCAGTCAGTGTATGCCTCAGAAAATCAGCTTTAATTGGGTTAACGAAATTTTTCATCACGGCGATATTGTAGGAGGAAACTTCTTATTAATTTTAATTATGTTTACCGTTTCAATGCTAATGGCAGTAGGACTCTACAATAGGTCGAATCAATATAGTAGTTAA
- a CDS encoding FtsX-like permease family protein, which translates to MRSICKQSLGYFRRNKLNVLILSILAFLTSFMYFFVECSIDGNLTWLSTKTQLNNGQNELLIGLNSNKILALTFLICLTLVSCFIFYMFYKKYFDLNRKNLGCYRALGFTKRQITGIYIVITSIISLVFLLLGLVVGYYYSYILLNTYQVSYNVNNVVRGLSASSFAIGIVIPTILFCIMTYLASGVYRRVEISNLLAGQGESSKNLRMMHLFEKVAKILPSKYSFSSKLALRKPFNIFLILVSVYIYLVLIVISISLNMSSSKVYQSQTAFRHYKYEVALSTVKVNSAPKENGNQYFLEKKVELATTSKNIGQQNLVAMDNDGDHFHLVNKRKKIQLNNGELAINPRIAEIYNIKPGDKVLIKYKNFKNYLIVKAIADNGNTSSIYIKRTYFNKLIGNPTNTYNGLWCNKLNDTLSKEHIKTYSSYKKELQNNNVSNRMSAIINQVLACVFSVLLIFLVLLLNFQDNINNFIYLRKLGYLHKEIKNMLINIYLPLILFTFVVMIIPSMLTSQQILRMLSLETGDYMPFNSNIYVFLYALVILVFLYLVVIKIFDVKLKNTFNRIDLGQYR; encoded by the coding sequence ATGAGAAGTATTTGCAAACAATCGTTAGGATATTTTAGGAGAAACAAATTAAATGTTTTGATTTTGTCTATCCTTGCTTTCCTGACTTCATTTATGTATTTCTTTGTGGAATGTTCCATTGATGGTAATTTAACTTGGCTCTCTACTAAAACTCAATTAAATAATGGACAAAATGAGTTATTAATTGGTCTTAATTCAAATAAAATATTGGCTTTAACGTTTCTTATATGTTTAACATTAGTTTCTTGTTTTATTTTTTATATGTTTTATAAAAAATATTTTGATTTAAATCGAAAGAACCTTGGTTGTTATCGTGCTTTGGGTTTTACCAAGAGACAAATTACAGGTATTTATATTGTAATTACTTCGATCATTAGTCTTGTTTTTTTGTTACTGGGATTAGTGGTTGGTTATTATTATTCGTATATATTGCTTAATACTTATCAAGTGTCTTACAATGTGAATAATGTTGTAAGAGGTCTCTCAGCATCTAGTTTTGCTATTGGCATAGTAATTCCGACAATTTTGTTCTGTATTATGACATATTTAGCATCTGGGGTGTATCGTCGTGTAGAGATTTCTAACTTACTTGCGGGGCAGGGAGAAAGTAGTAAGAACTTAAGAATGATGCATTTATTTGAAAAAGTTGCTAAGATTTTACCATCTAAATATTCTTTTTCAAGTAAGTTAGCTTTGAGAAAGCCGTTTAATATTTTTCTCATTCTAGTTTCTGTATACATATATCTAGTCTTGATAGTGATAAGTATATCGCTCAATATGAGTAGTTCAAAAGTTTATCAGTCACAAACCGCTTTTCGTCATTACAAATATGAAGTTGCCCTCTCAACTGTAAAAGTAAATTCTGCTCCAAAAGAAAACGGCAATCAGTATTTTTTAGAGAAAAAAGTAGAGTTGGCCACTACTAGTAAAAATATAGGACAGCAGAATTTGGTGGCAATGGATAACGATGGAGATCATTTTCATCTGGTAAATAAGCGGAAAAAAATCCAACTAAATAATGGTGAATTAGCTATTAATCCGCGAATTGCTGAGATTTATAACATTAAACCAGGAGATAAAGTCTTAATAAAATATAAGAATTTCAAAAACTATTTAATTGTTAAAGCAATTGCGGATAATGGAAATACAAGTAGTATTTATATTAAACGTACTTATTTTAACAAATTGATTGGTAATCCTACTAATACTTATAATGGTTTATGGTGTAATAAGCTTAATGACACATTATCAAAAGAGCATATTAAAACATATAGTAGTTATAAAAAGGAACTGCAAAATAATAATGTGTCCAATAGAATGAGTGCGATAATAAATCAAGTTTTAGCCTGTGTTTTTAGTGTTCTTTTAATTTTTCTAGTCTTGTTGCTCAATTTTCAGGACAATATAAATAATTTTATTTACTTACGTAAATTAGGATATTTACATAAAGAGATTAAGAACATGTTGATTAATATTTACTTACCACTTATTCTTTTTACTTTTGTTGTTATGATTATTCCAAGTATGCTAACTAGTCAGCAGATTCTTCGGATGCTGTCTTTAGAGACGGGAGATTATATGCCATTTAACAGTAATATATATGTATTCTTATATGCATTAGTCATTTTAGTATTTTTATATTTAGTGGTTATTAAAATTTTTGATGTTAAACTAAAAAATACATTTAATAGAATTGATTTAGGGCAATATAGATGA
- a CDS encoding ABC transporter ATP-binding protein — MENIMRIDNITKTYDGVAVVNNLSFSLKKGHILGFLGPNGAGKSTTINMISSLIHQDAGHIYYKEVDVEKCRKKFKNEIGVVPQSLAIYEDLTAYQNLKFFAELYGVSKDKIEEVCIYALNFVNLENVKDKKAKTFSGGMKRRLNIACSLVNSPELIILDEPTVGIDPQSRNFILEAIKKLRDQGVSVIYTTHYMEEIEAIAEDVIIVDHGQKLVDDTLDNIRENYSKQSIVSIRADKFDQNLKEKILTIAGVDSVSIDGNLIKISINTEANDKVLNDITSTFSQSNSSISSINSLNVNLEDIFLELTGTKLRD; from the coding sequence GTGGAAAATATTATGCGAATAGACAATATCACAAAAACTTATGATGGGGTTGCTGTGGTAAATAACTTAAGCTTTAGTCTAAAAAAAGGGCATATTTTAGGATTTCTTGGACCGAATGGAGCAGGGAAAAGTACAACCATCAACATGATTAGTTCACTAATACATCAAGATGCAGGTCACATATATTATAAAGAAGTTGATGTAGAAAAATGTCGAAAAAAATTTAAAAATGAAATTGGAGTAGTACCACAAAGTCTAGCAATTTATGAGGACCTAACAGCTTATCAAAATTTAAAATTTTTTGCAGAGCTATATGGAGTATCTAAAGATAAAATTGAAGAAGTCTGTATTTATGCTCTCAATTTTGTCAATTTGGAGAATGTTAAAGACAAAAAGGCGAAAACTTTTTCAGGTGGTATGAAGCGCCGACTTAATATCGCCTGTAGTCTTGTCAATTCACCGGAATTAATAATTCTTGATGAACCTACAGTAGGCATTGATCCGCAATCACGAAATTTTATACTTGAAGCAATAAAGAAACTTCGAGATCAAGGTGTATCTGTTATCTATACGACGCATTATATGGAAGAGATTGAAGCAATAGCTGAGGATGTTATTATTGTTGATCACGGTCAAAAATTAGTTGATGATACGCTTGACAATATTCGTGAAAATTATTCTAAACAATCTATTGTGTCCATCAGAGCAGATAAGTTTGATCAAAATTTGAAAGAAAAAATCCTAACAATAGCAGGTGTAGACTCTGTGTCAATTGATGGAAACCTTATTAAAATCAGCATTAATACTGAGGCAAATGATAAAGTTCTTAATGATATAACAAGCACATTTAGTCAAAGTAACTCTTCTATATCATCTATTAATTCTTTAAATGTAAACTTAGAAGATATCTTCTTAGAATTAACTGGAACAAAATTGAGAGATTAG
- a CDS encoding ABC transporter ATP-binding protein has product MKAIIEVSEVVKNYNDRDHVLKGINLSFEAGTFNVLLGQSGSGKSTLLNIMSGLLKPTSGTILINNQNINNFKEKQLASLRRNTISNIYQDYMLLPELTVQENIELGMSKNNLNLDDIANKLGIINLLDKYPDELSGGQKQRTAIARAIIKKPALLFCDEATGALDEENSKQVIEMLHDVVKTYGITVIFATHNLKISLTANRIITVGNGLVVQDKQNESPLLPSEINWGINL; this is encoded by the coding sequence ATGAAAGCTATAATTGAAGTAAGTGAAGTTGTAAAAAACTATAATGATCGTGATCATGTTTTAAAAGGAATTAATTTAAGTTTTGAAGCTGGTACATTTAATGTATTACTTGGTCAAAGTGGTTCAGGAAAATCTACTTTATTAAATATCATGTCTGGATTACTAAAGCCAACTTCAGGGACAATTTTAATTAATAACCAAAATATTAATAATTTTAAAGAAAAGCAATTAGCTTCCCTACGTAGAAATACGATTAGCAATATTTATCAGGATTACATGCTTTTGCCAGAGTTAACTGTTCAGGAAAATATTGAGCTTGGGATGAGTAAAAACAACTTAAATCTTGATGATATAGCAAATAAATTAGGAATTATTAATTTATTAGATAAATACCCTGATGAATTATCAGGAGGTCAAAAACAGCGCACAGCAATTGCGCGTGCAATTATAAAAAAACCTGCTCTGCTCTTTTGTGATGAAGCGACAGGGGCATTGGATGAAGAAAATAGCAAACAGGTTATAGAGATGTTACATGATGTTGTTAAAACTTATGGCATAACTGTTATTTTTGCAACACATAATCTTAAAATATCTTTGACAGCGAATAGAATTATAACAGTTGGAAACGGATTAGTCGTTCAGGATAAGCAGAATGAGTCTCCACTTTTACCATCAGAAATAAATTGGGGGATTAATCTATGA
- a CDS encoding ABC transporter permease, with protein sequence MMKKWNLIKFDISYNIAKKPVILVYLFVFPFLIFALLGYLTTANFSGGISSFDYYGLTIIIYFQLTMGTMVSNMIMEENVKLPNMRIAYSLEDENYIYISKIIALTLANAISIGVYMLLLMGIYHVNFGTNPLMVYITYMILGFFSSCLGAALCIGFKDESACNNILGVVQIILCIFGGIFFPITYLGKIGIFLSNFSIVKWINYGIGSYVYGHSIKGQLIVWVFSLLLAVLLLFAARKMFKIQLFIH encoded by the coding sequence ATGATGAAAAAATGGAATCTAATTAAATTTGACATAAGTTATAATATTGCAAAAAAACCAGTTATTTTAGTCTACCTTTTTGTATTTCCATTCTTAATATTTGCATTATTGGGGTACTTAACTACTGCTAATTTTTCAGGGGGGATATCATCTTTTGATTACTATGGTTTGACTATTATAATTTACTTTCAATTAACAATGGGAACTATGGTATCTAATATGATTATGGAAGAAAATGTTAAGCTTCCTAATATGAGAATTGCCTATAGCTTAGAAGATGAAAACTATATTTATATATCAAAAATAATTGCTTTAACATTGGCTAATGCTATTTCAATCGGAGTTTACATGCTTTTGTTAATGGGAATTTATCATGTCAATTTTGGTACCAATCCATTGATGGTTTATATCACGTATATGATACTTGGATTTTTCTCAAGTTGTTTGGGAGCTGCCCTTTGTATAGGCTTTAAAGATGAATCTGCATGTAATAATATTTTAGGTGTTGTTCAGATTATTCTTTGTATATTTGGTGGAATCTTTTTTCCAATAACTTACCTTGGGAAGATAGGTATCTTTTTATCTAATTTCTCAATTGTAAAGTGGATTAACTATGGTATAGGTAGTTATGTGTATGGCCACAGTATAAAAGGGCAACTAATTGTTTGGGTATTTTCTTTACTTTTGGCAGTACTACTTTTATTTGCGGCTCGGAAAATGTTTAAAATTCAGCTTTTTATACACTGA
- a CDS encoding thioesterase II family protein → MKINVIVIPHAGGMASTYYKFKKYNKELFNFHFVELSGRGKRVHEQLYYSFAEAVDDIYEQVKEIIHEGPYILFGHSMGSWLTYELYYRILEEEAPFPIHIFFSGNRSPFTKQELSVINLDDDEFIGYIIKNHEATKKIFEVKKLRKLFLPILRSDYTIMEKYEPLMGREKIKVNISVLGGELDPLLDRGFYDWKELTLGNCDYVKYDGKHFYIFNKFQEVSDYMSQTIKKLYELV, encoded by the coding sequence ATGAAAATAAATGTTATTGTAATTCCTCATGCAGGAGGAATGGCTTCAACATATTATAAGTTTAAAAAATATAATAAAGAGCTATTTAATTTTCACTTTGTTGAATTATCTGGAAGGGGAAAAAGAGTTCATGAACAATTATATTATTCTTTTGCTGAGGCTGTAGATGATATATATGAACAAGTAAAAGAAATTATTCATGAGGGACCTTATATCCTATTTGGTCATAGTATGGGAAGTTGGTTAACTTATGAATTATACTATCGTATTCTTGAAGAAGAGGCGCCTTTTCCAATTCACATATTCTTCTCAGGTAATCGTTCACCTTTTACCAAACAAGAATTAAGTGTTATTAACTTAGATGATGATGAGTTTATTGGGTATATTATAAAAAATCATGAAGCAACTAAAAAAATTTTTGAAGTTAAAAAATTAAGAAAATTATTTTTGCCTATACTACGGTCTGATTATACAATAATGGAGAAATATGAGCCACTAATGGGTAGAGAAAAAATTAAAGTTAATATTTCTGTTCTAGGTGGAGAGCTAGATCCATTGTTAGATAGGGGCTTCTACGATTGGAAAGAACTTACTTTGGGAAATTGTGATTATGTAAAATATGATGGTAAACATTTTTATATTTTTAATAAATTTCAAGAAGTTAGTGATTATATGAGCCAAACGATAAAAAAATTATATGAATTAGTCTGA